In a single window of the Raphanus sativus cultivar WK10039 chromosome 9, ASM80110v3, whole genome shotgun sequence genome:
- the LOC108825834 gene encoding metacaspase-6 translates to MAKRAVLIGINYVGTKAELRGCVNDVRRMHVSLVERYGFSDKNIKLLIDTDSSTIKPTGKNIRQALLDLVQPAKPGDVLFVHYSGHGTRLPAETGEDDDTGYDECIVPSDMNLITDDDFRDLVDMAPKDCPITIVSDSCHSGGLIDEAKEQIGESTKKKKKDSGESSRTNKETGVEETESKDITDLGSRSLPIETLIDMLKQETGKDDIEVGKIRTTLFDMFGEDSSPKVQKFMNVILSNLQETTTTGQTSQGDILGSIENLTQEFLEQKINDVVIPAIQEVYAGAISGALPDNGILISGCQTDQTSADASPPGHPEQAYGALTNAIQIILKETNGKISNKDLVLKVRKLLRKQGFEQRPGLYCSDDYVNNQFTC, encoded by the exons ATGGCTAAGAGAGCAGTACTGATAGGGATCAACTACGTAGGCACGAAGGCTGAGCTACGAGGCTGCGTCAACGACGTCCGTCGTATGCATGTAAGCCTCGTCGAACGTTACGGATTCTCCGACAAGAATATCAAACTGTTGATCGATACTGATAGCTCTACGATCAAACCGACCGGCAAGAACATCCGACAGGCGTTGTTGGATCTGGTTCAGCCAGCTAAACCGGGCGATGTTCTCTTCGTCCATTACAGTGGACATGGGACGAGGTTGCCGGCTGAAACTGGAGAAGACGATGATACTGGTTACGATGAGTGTATTGTTCCTTCTGATATGAATCTTATCACCG ATGATGATTTTAGGGATCTTGTGGATATGGCACCAAAGGACTGTCCCATTACAATAGTTTCAGACTCTTGTCACAGTGGTGGTCTCATAGATGAAGCCAAAGAGCAGATTGGTGAGAgcacaaagaagaagaaaaaagactCTGGAGAATCTTCGAGAACCAACAAGGAGACAGGAGTAGAAGAGACAGAGAGCAAGGATATTACTGATTTGGGGAGCAGATCTCTCCCAATAGAGACTTTGATCGATATGTTGAAGCAAGAAACAGGAAAAGATGATATCGAAGTAGGAAAAATCAGAACAACTCTATTCGATATGTTTGGAGAAGATTCAAGCCCAAAGGTGCAGAAGTTCATGAATGTAATTCTAAGCAACCTACAAGAGACTACTACTACTGGTCAAACTAGTCAAGGTGATATATTGGGATCAATTGAAAACCTAACTCAAGAGTTTCTTGAGCAGAAGATAAATGATGTTGTGATACCTGCGATCCAAGAGGTCTATGCTGGTGCAATCAGTGGTGCACTTCCTGATAACGGTATACTGATCAGTGGTTGCCAAACTGATCAAACTTCTGCTGATGCTAGCCCACCAGGTCATCCAGAACAGGCTTATGGAGCACTAACCAATGCTATACAGATCATACTTAAAGAGACTAATGGTAAGATTAGTAACAAGGATCTTGTTTTGAAGGTTAGGAAACTTCTTAGGAAACAGGGGTTTGAACAACGACCTGGACTGTATTGCAGCGATGATTATGTGAATAATCAGTTTACATGTTGA